In Terriglobales bacterium, the genomic stretch TGCGGAAACGGCGGTCTTCATGCTGCTGTATCTGGATCTGGCTTATCACGATGCGATCAACAAAGGCAAGATGCGCAGTTGGGACGATCTCCGTGAAGCCATCGTGGTGGGGGCCGTCAAGCGCCTTCGTCCGAAGGTGATGACCGTGGCCTGCATGTTGTTCGGATTGCTGCCGATCATGTGGTCGGTGGGAGCCGGCGGCGATGTGATGAAGCGCATCGCGGCTCCGATGATTGGAGGGATTCTTACTTCGTTTTTGATGGAACTGATCATCTATCCCCCGATCTTCGCGATCTGGAAGTGGAACTTCGAGGTCAAACCGAGACTGAAACACGAGCAGAACTCGTCCACACCGGTCGAGCAACTGACGAGCGCATAGCAGAGAACATGAGCAAATACGGCAAACGGATTCTACTTTTCGCGACGCTAATGATGGCGACCGGGGCCTTGGCGCAGTCTTCCAGTGCCGTGGAGGAGCAGTTTGCCGACCTGACGCAGTCACTGAGCGGAACGGCCGATCGCCTCCTGACGGCTGCTTCCGCTCACGACGCCGCTGTTCCCAACCCAGTAGCTAGTACGGCTATCTTGCCACAGCCAGCGGAAGCTCTCGGTCTGATGGCACGGAGTCGCCGGTGGCAGGAACTGCGCCAACAGATAGAACCCATTTTGAAAGCGCAAGGATTGCCGATTGAAGTTTTGGCAGTGGTGAAAGTCGAGAGTGGCGGCCAACCGGATGCGCTCTCCCGCGCAGGCGCCAGGGGACTGTGGCAGTTGATGCCGGACACGGCCCGGCGCTACGGACTGATTGTGGACGGCGCCACGGATGAACGTTTGGATCCGGAGAAGGCGACGTGGGCCGCCACTCAATACCTACGCGAGCTTCTGGAGCTGTTTGGAGATTGGCGGCTGGCGCTGGCGGCTTACAACGCCGGAGAAGACGCGGTGTCTCGTGCCATCACTCGCTCAGGATCGCGTGAGTTTGAGGTGTTGCGCCTGAAGCGAGTGCTACCGGAGGAGACACGCAAATACGTCCCCGCCGTTCTGGCTGTAATGAGGCAACTCGGAAGCGTCGGGGAACCCAAGCTGCCTGAACCGATTACACGAGTGTCTCTCGACAACAGCGCTCGGGTATATGCCTCGACGGACGCCGGAGATTAAACAGAATGGGACTCTACGCCAAAAAGAAGAGTGTCGGTGGCAAGTACGTCTTCTGGCCGGTGTGGGCGCTCTGCGGATTTCTTGCGCTAACGATGCTGGCAGCAGCCGTTCGCTTGTACCTGGACCAGCGGCCCAAGCGTTCCGACATTGCAGTCATGGATATACCGGAGGGCAATGAGATTCGATTCCGCTCGGCGGATTTTCCGGCCGGCCAGCTGCGAATGTTTCGTGTTTCCGGAACCGGAATCACTCTCGCGGTGAAGCGATTGCCAGATCGGGTTCACGTGGCTTTATCGAACTGCACGGTTTGCTCTCGTCATGGTCATAAGAGCTATGCCCAACAGAACGAGTTGTTCTGCGGTGTATGCAACCAGCCAATGCGTTTTGCGGAGGACGCATTGGCTGCAAGGATCGCGAAGGGCCAGTGCCCTCTTCCGGAAGTACCGGTTGCAGAAGAGCGCGGGATGATCGTGATCGCAACCAAAGACGTCGTCCGAGTTGCGGATCAGGCTTTGATGAAGTGAAGCAGGAAGAAGGAGAACAGTCAGATGAAAGTAAAGCAAGCATTTCTAACCATACTCGGTGTCGTCGTCCTTACTGGGTCCGTATGGGCTCAGCACAACCACAACCCAGCGGCTAAACCAGCCGTGAGCTCATCGGAGGAGACGACAGCCGCATGTCAACACCACATGATGGAGGCTAAGGACGCCTTGGCGAAGCTCGATGCCGCTGTCATGGACGCCCAGCAGGCGGAATCGCTGGAAGGCAAGCAGAAGGCATTGGCTGAGGTCAGCTCGCTCGTGGATCAACTCAAGCAGCACCTCAACATGTGTCCCATGATGCAGGCGGATTCGATGCAGCACATGGAGAACATGAATTGCATGGGGAAGAAAGCGAAAGACCAGAAGGCGGAGTGAATGAATTCGGAGGCGCGGATAATCCGCCCTCCGACTTATAGGTATTTCTTTATCGGAGTCAGGTATGTCGCATCATCATAATGAACAACGGCTAGCAAAGAGACAGCAGTTCTCTGGTCGCAATCAAAACAACAGTTTTCGCTGGGCAGTCGGCATGGTCGTCGTGGCCGGCGTGTTGGTCATCGCATTCCTCGCCTTTGGCCGGGGTGAACGAGCAGATAATAAAGGCAAACAGGTTATCGCCGTCAATAACGAGGTCAGGATACCGCTATCTGAAGTAAGCGATGGGAACGCCAAATTCTATCAATACAAAGCCAGCAACAATCGATTGGTCCGCTTCTTCGTGATCAAGAGCTCCGACGGGGTCTATCGAGCCGCGGCGGATGCCTGCGATGTCTGTTTCCGCGGAAAGAAAGGTTACTACCAGCAGGGAGATGACATGGTCTGCAGGAAGTGTGGCCGGCACTTCCCGTCGGCTGCGGTGAATGAAGTCACCGGGGGCTGCAACCCGGACGGGATCCCGCGGGCCATTCAGGGGAGCGACCTGGTTATTCAGACTGCTGAGCTCGAACAAAGAACTGTGCTCTTTTAGGTCTAACTTATGCGAATTAGTACGATTGCATTTGCGAACTTGAACCGACGTCGTGGCAAGGCCATCTTCCTGATAGTCGGCATTGCGATCGGTGTGGGAACTGTCGTGGCGCTCGCCACGCTGACCCGTTCGATCCAGGAGGAGATAGGAGGCCAACTGGATCGCTTCGGCGCCAATATTCTTATCCTTCCCCAGTCGAACACGATGGCTCTCGACTACGGTGGCGTGCCGGTGAGTGGGGTTGCGTTTGATGTCCACCAACTCACTAATGAGGACCTCGAGCGGATTCACCAAATCCCTTACAAAGGACGCCTGAGCGCGGTGGCGCCGAAAACACTCGCTTATGCCGATGTAGATGGCCAGAAGGTGATCCTGGCGGGGGTTGATTTTAAGAATGAACAAAGATTACGACGATGGTGGCGGCTCGAAGGAACTGTGCCGGCATCCGACACGGAGCTTTTGGTTGGCTTTGAGATCGCCAAGGCGCTCGGTTTGATTGCAAGCGAGAGCAACAAGAACGCGGTTGCGCAAGGGGCAGACAGTACCCATCACACCGCTGCTCCCGACGATCAATTCCGGATTTCGGTGGAGCGCATCAAGATCGCTGGCGTCGATCACCGTGTTTCTGGCGTGCTCCACGCGACGGGCGGCCCAGAAGACAAGATGATCTTCGGAAAACTTGTGCACATACAGCAGATCGCGAAGCGGGAAGGACAGATCGACGCCATCGAGGTGAGTGCACTCTGTAAGGATTGTCCAATCGATGACATCGTCAACCAAATCCGCGAAAAGCTGCCTCATGCGAAGGTCTCGGCGATTCAGCAGGCGGTGAAAGCGCGAGTGGAAATGGTGCAGCGTCTGTCACGCTTTTCAGCGGTCGTCTCCATTGTAGTGCTTCTGATTGCGACCTTGATGATTCTCACCTCGATGACCGGTTCGGTCGTCGAGCGCACCCGGGAATTTGGTGTGTTGCGAGCTATCGGTTTTCGAAAGTGGCACATCATTCAGGCTCTCATTCTGGAAGTTCTGGCGGTCGGCGCAATGGGAGGAACCGTTGGCTGGATTCTTGGAACCGGGGGCAGCTGGATTGTGCTGCCTTACTTTACCGAATTCGCTGCGCCTCCTGAAGCAAGGCCCGATTTGCTGGCAGCAGCCGTAGTCACTTCGATTCTGGTGAGTGTTGCTGCCAGTTTATACCCCGTCACCCGCGCTTCGCGGATGGACCCGGCTGACGCGGTGCGTTCGATCTAAGGGACTTGGATATGTCATTTATTGAACTGGATAAGATCACAAAGTTTTACGGCAGCAGCGAGCAACAAGAGACATACGTGTTGTCCGATGTTTCCCTCGCGATCGAGGAAGGCGAGTTTGTTTGCCTGATGGGCCCCTCGGGATCGGGAAAGAGCACGTTGCTGACGATCCTCGGAGCGATGAATCACCCTTCTGCGGGGCACGTGCTCATCGATGAAGTTGATGTTTATGCGCTTACCGACGAGCGGAGGGCGGATTTCCGTCGCGAATACTTGGGCTTTGTCTTTCAGCAGCATCACCTGATGCCGTACCTGACAGCGATTGA encodes the following:
- a CDS encoding lytic transglycosylase domain-containing protein, whose protein sequence is MSKYGKRILLFATLMMATGALAQSSSAVEEQFADLTQSLSGTADRLLTAASAHDAAVPNPVASTAILPQPAEALGLMARSRRWQELRQQIEPILKAQGLPIEVLAVVKVESGGQPDALSRAGARGLWQLMPDTARRYGLIVDGATDERLDPEKATWAATQYLRELLELFGDWRLALAAYNAGEDAVSRAITRSGSREFEVLRLKRVLPEETRKYVPAVLAVMRQLGSVGEPKLPEPITRVSLDNSARVYASTDAGD
- a CDS encoding Fe-S-containing protein, translating into MGLYAKKKSVGGKYVFWPVWALCGFLALTMLAAAVRLYLDQRPKRSDIAVMDIPEGNEIRFRSADFPAGQLRMFRVSGTGITLAVKRLPDRVHVALSNCTVCSRHGHKSYAQQNELFCGVCNQPMRFAEDALAARIAKGQCPLPEVPVAEERGMIVIATKDVVRVADQALMK
- a CDS encoding DUF2318 domain-containing protein translates to MVVVAGVLVIAFLAFGRGERADNKGKQVIAVNNEVRIPLSEVSDGNAKFYQYKASNNRLVRFFVIKSSDGVYRAAADACDVCFRGKKGYYQQGDDMVCRKCGRHFPSAAVNEVTGGCNPDGIPRAIQGSDLVIQTAELEQRTVLF
- a CDS encoding FtsX-like permease family protein, with translation MRISTIAFANLNRRRGKAIFLIVGIAIGVGTVVALATLTRSIQEEIGGQLDRFGANILILPQSNTMALDYGGVPVSGVAFDVHQLTNEDLERIHQIPYKGRLSAVAPKTLAYADVDGQKVILAGVDFKNEQRLRRWWRLEGTVPASDTELLVGFEIAKALGLIASESNKNAVAQGADSTHHTAAPDDQFRISVERIKIAGVDHRVSGVLHATGGPEDKMIFGKLVHIQQIAKREGQIDAIEVSALCKDCPIDDIVNQIREKLPHAKVSAIQQAVKARVEMVQRLSRFSAVVSIVVLLIATLMILTSMTGSVVERTREFGVLRAIGFRKWHIIQALILEVLAVGAMGGTVGWILGTGGSWIVLPYFTEFAAPPEARPDLLAAAVVTSILVSVAASLYPVTRASRMDPADAVRSI